GGGCAACTCCGGGACGATCCTCGCCCAACTCCTCCGCGGCGTCGCCGACGTGCTCGGCGCCGAACCCGAGGGACGCGACCCCGGCCCGCTCCTCGCGCAGGCCCTCACCCGGGCCGCCGAGGAGGCGTACCAGGCCGTCGCGCACCCCGTCGAGGGGACCATGCTCACCGTCGCCGCGGCCGCGGCCAAAGCCGGCCACGCCGCCGAGGCCGCCGCCGGCACCGCCGCCGACGTGGCCCGCGCCGCCTACGACGGAGCCCGCGCGGCCCTCGCCGAGACCCCGGGGCAGCTCGCCGCGCTGGGCCGGGCCGGGGTGGTCGACGCCGGGGGCTGCGGACTGGTCGCCGTGCTCGGCGCCCTCTGGCAGGCGCTGTCCGGCCGGGAACCCGCCGCCGAACCGATCCGCGGCCGGGCCGTGCCCGTACCCCGATCGCCGGAGCCGTGCGCCGAGGAGCACGGTGGGCCCGCGTACGAGGTGATCTACCTGCTGGAAGCCGGCGAGCCGGCCGTCGGGGAACTGCGCGCCCGCCTCGACGGGCTCGGCGACTCCCTCGTGGTGGTCGGCGGCGACGGGCTCTGGAACGTCCACGTCCACGTCGACGACCCGGGCGCCGCCGTCGAGGCCGGCGTCGTCGCCGGACGCCCCTACCGGATCCGGATCACCCACTTCGGCGACGAACGACGCCGGGCCGTCGCCCCGCGCGCCCAGCGGGCCGCGGTCGCCGTCGTACCGGGCGAGGGACTGGCCGGACTGTGCGGGGAGGCGGGCGCGACCACCGTGCTCGCCCGCCCCGACGCACCCCCGGCACCCGCCGACCTGGTCGACGCCATCCGCCGGGCCCACGCCCGCGAGGTGGTGCTGCTGCCCAACGACTCCGAGTGGCGGGCCGCCGCCTCGGCCGCGGCGGAACAGGCCCGCGCCGACGGTGTGCGGGTCGCCGTGATCCCCACCCGCTCGGCGGTCCAGGGCCTGGCCGCACTCGCCGTGCACGATCCGGACGCCAGCTTCGACGAGGACGTCGTCGCCATGACCGCGGCGGCCGGAGCCACCCGCTACGGGGAACTCGCCGTCGCGGAACGGCAGTCCTTCACCTCCGCCGGCATCTGCCAGGCCGGGGACGTCCTCGGACTCATCGACGGCGACGTCGCCGTCATCGGCCCCGGCCTGCCGGAGACCGCCGAGGCCGTCCTGGACCGCATGCTCGGCTCCGGCGGCGAACTCGTCACCCTGGTGCTCGGGGAGGACGTCCCGGACGCCCTCGCCGCCCGCCTGGAGGCCTACGTACAACACGGCCACCTGGCCGTCGACACGGTCACCTACCGGGGCGGACGGTACTCGGCGCCGCTCCTCATCGGGGTCGAATAGGGGTCGAAGGGCGGGCTTGTCGGCGCCATGGTGTGCAATGGAACACGTGCCCGCGCTCGACGAAGACCTCAAGAAGACCCTCGGCCCCGCCACCGCCAAGGTGCTGGCCGAGCACCTCGGGCTGCACACGGCCCTGGACCTGCTGCACCACTACCCCCGGCGGTACGCCGAGCGCGGCGAGCTGACCTCCCTCGCGGACCTCGGCGACCAGCTCGACGAGCACGTCACGGTCGTCGCGCAGGTCGCCGACGCGCGACTGCTGACCTACCAGGGCGGTCGGGGCGGCGGGAAACGCCTCGAAGTCACCATCACGGACGGCAGCGGCCGGCTCCAGTTGGTCTTCTTCGGTTCCGGCGTCCACAAGCCGCACAAGGACCTGCTGCCCGGCAGCCGCGCGATGTTCGCGGGCAAGGTCTCCCGGTTCAACCACAAACTCCAGCTCGCCCACCCCGCCTACGAGCCGCTCGGCAAGGACACGGACGACACCGGCGGCGCGGACGCCGCGGCCGCCTTCGCCGGCCGACTCATCCCGATCTACCCGGCGTGCAAGCAAATGGAGTCCTGGAAGATCGCCAAATGCGTGGACGCGGTGCTGCCCGGCGTCCGCGAGGCCGTCGACCCGCTCCCCGCCGCCCTGCGCGAGGGCCGCGGCCTGGTCCCGCTCACCGAGGCCCTGCTGAAGGTCCACCGCCCCACCACCAAGGCCGACGTGGAGGACGCCCGCCAACGCCTCAAGTGGGACGAGGCGTTCGTCCTCCAGGTGGCCCTCGCCCGCCGCCGGCACGCCGACTCCCAACTCCCGGCCGTCCCGCGCCGGCCCCGCCCGGGCGGACTCCTCGACGCCTTCGACGCGAAGCTGCCCTTCACCCTCACCGAGGGCCAGCGGACCGTCTCCAAGGAGATCTTCGACGACCTCGCCACCGACCACCCCATGCACCGCCTGCTCCAGGGCGAGGTCGGCAGCGGCAAGACGATGGTCGCGCTGCGGGCCATGCTCGCCGTCGTCGACGCGGGCGGACAGGCCGCGATGCTCGCGCCCACCGAGGTGCTCGCCCAACAGCACCACCGCTCCATCACCGAGATGATGGGCGAACTCGCCGAGGGCGGCCTGCTGGGCGGATCCGACGAGGGCACCAAGGTCACGCTGCTCACCGGCTCGATGGGGGTGCCGGCCAGGCGCCGGGCGCTGCTGGACCTGGTGACCGGCGAGGCCGGCATCGTCATCGGCACCCACGCCCTGATCGAAGACAAGGTGCAGTTCCACGACCTCGGCCTGGTCGTCGTCGACGAACAGCACCGCTTCGGCGTCGAACAGCGCGACGCGCTGCGCTCGAAGGGCAAACAGCCCCCGCACCTGCTGGTGATGACCGCGACCCCGATCCCGCGCACGGTCGCGATGACGGTCTTCGGCGATCTGGAGACCTCCGTACTGGACCAGCTGCCCGCCGGCCGCTCACCCATCGCCACCCACGTGGTGCCCGCCAAGGACAAGCCGCACTTCCTCGCGCGCGCCTGGGAACGGGTACGGGAGGAAGTCGAGAACGGCCACCAGGCCTACGTCGTCTGTCCGCGCATCGGCGACGGCGAGGACGAGCCCAAGAAGAAGAAGGCCGCCGAGGAGGACGGCGACAAGCGACCCCCGCTGGCCGTCATGGAGATCGCCGACCAGCTCTCCCGGGGCCCGCTCGCCGGGCTGAGCGTCGAGGTGCTCCACGGACGCATGGACCCCGCGGACAAGGACGCCGTCATGCGCCGCTTCGCCGCCGGCGAGGTCAAGGTGCTGGTCGCCACCACCGTCATCGAGGTCGGGGTGAACGTCCCCAACTCCACGGTCATGGTGATCATGGACGCGGACCGGTTCGGGGTGTCCCAACTCCACCAGTTGCGCGGCCGCGTCGGCCGCGGCTCGGCACCCGGGCTGTGCCTGCTGGTCAGCGAGATGCACGAGGCGAGCCCCGCCCGCGCCCGGCTCGCGGCCGTCGCCGCCACCCTCGACGGCTTCGAACTCTCCCGGATCGACCTGGAGCAGCGGCGCGAGGGCGACGTGCTGGGGCAGGCCCAGTCCGGGGTCCGCTCCTCGCTGCGCATGCTCGCCGTCATCGAGGACGAGGAGGTCATCGCCCAGGCCCGCGAGGAGGCCACCCGCGTGGTCGCCGAGGACCCCGAGCTGGCGCACCTGCCCGGCCTGCGGACCGCCCTGGACGCGCTGCTGGACACCGAGCGCGAGCAGTACCTGGAGAAGGGCTGAGGACGACGACCTATCGTTGAACCGCTGAACGTTTCTCCGTCTCCCCACCGAAGGACCCCAGATGACCCGCGTGATCGCCGGCAGCGCCGGCGGGCGACGGCTGACCGTGCCGCCCGGCACCGGCACCCGCCCGACCTCGGACCGGATGCGCGAAGGGCTCTTCTCCACCTGGGAGTCCCTGCACGGCGTCGAGGGCGCCCGCGTGCTCGACCTCTACGCGGGTTCCGGCGCGGTGGGGCTGGAGGCCCTCTCCCGCGGCGCCGAACGGGCCCTGCTGGTCGAGCCCGACGCGAAGGCCGCCAAGGCGATCAAGGACAACATCACGTCGGTGGGCCTGCCCGGCGCCGAATTCCGGTCGGGCCGGGCCGAACAGGTCGTGGCGGTCCCGCTCCACGAGGACCCGTACGACATCGTCTTCCTGGACCCGCCGTACGTCGTGGACCACGAGGAACTCCGGGAGATCCTCCTCACACTCCGGTCCAATGGCTGGCTCACGGAGGACGCACTGGTCACCGTGGAACGCAGCACCAGGAGCGGTGCCTTCCCGTGGCCCGACGGCTTCGAGCCGCTCCGGTCACGGAAGTACGGCGAAGGGACCCTCTGGTACGGTCGCGCCGCCTTCACCAGCGAAAACTCATGATGCCCGCACCGGGGAGCGAGGGAATTCAGTTGCGCCGCGCCGTCTGTCCGGGGTCGTTCGACCCCATCACCAACGGACACCTCGACATCATCGGCCGGGCCTCCCGGCTCTACGACGTGGTCCACGTCGCCGTGATGATCAACCAGTCCAAGCAGGGGTTGTTCACCGTCGAGGAGCGGATCGAGCTGATCCGGGAGGCGACGGCCGACTACGGGAACGTGGAGGTCGAGTCCTTCCACGGACTGCTGGTCGACTTCTGCAAGCAGCGGGACATCCCGGCCATCGTCAAGGGCCTGCGCGCCGTCAGCGACTTCGACTACGAGCTGCAGATGGCCCAGATGAACATGGGACTGTCGGGCGTCGAAACGCTGTTCGTGCCGACCAACCCCACCTACAGCTTCCTGTCGTCCTCCCTGGTCAAGGAGGTCGCCACCTGGGGCGGCGACGTGGCCCACCTGCTGCCGGCGCACGTGCACGCCGCCCTGCTGGAGCGACTGCGCGACCGCTGACGGGTCGTTGTCGCCCCGGTCCCGCCCGGGCCCGTACCCCGGGGCCTTACAGTCGTCGGGTCCGACTCGGGAACCGCCCGAGGCCGAGAGAGTGCGAGCCCCATGGACGTGCAGAAGAAGCTCGACGAGATCGTCGCGGCCGTCGGCGGCGCCCGGTCCATGCCCATGTCCTCCTCGTGCGTGATCAATCGCGCGGAGCTGCTCGCGCAGCTCGAAGAGGTGCGCGAGGCCCTGCCCGGGTCGCTCGAACAGGCGCGGGAGCTCATCGGCGGCCGGGAGCAGATGGTCGAGGAGGCCCGCCGGGAGGCGGACCGGATCATCGAGTCGGCGCACGCCCAACGGGGCTCCCTCATCTCCGACACGGAGGTCGCGCGCCGCTCGCAGGCCGAGGCGGACCGGATCCTCGCGGACGCCCGCCGGGAGGCCGAGGAGATCCGGGCCGAGGCGGACGACTACGTCGACAGCAAGCTCGCCAACTTCGAGGTCGTGCTCAGCAAGACCATCGGCTCGGTGGACCGCGGCCGGGAGAAGCTGCTGGGACGCGGCCCGGGCCCGGCCGACGGCTACGAGGACCCCGCGGACCACGACGCCCCCGAGCCCAGCCCGGATCCGCAGGTCCGGCGCGAGCAGGCCGACGCGTACGTGGACACCAAGCTGGCGACCTTCGAGGCGGTGCTGTCCAAGACCCTGGAGGCGGTGGGGCGCGGCCGCCAGAAGCTGCTGGGGCGCGCGCCCGCGGACGACCTCGGTGCGCACATGGCGGCCCAGGACGCGGCGGGCCTCCAGCAGGGCCGCTCGTCGAGCGACGCGGACTTCCTGGCCGGTCTGGCCGAGCCGGCGGCCCCGGTGATCCCGGCCCAGGTCCAGGCGCCGGCGCCGCAGGAGCCCGTGTACGACGGCTACTCCTACCAGCAGCCGGCGGCCCACCAGCAGGACGCGTACGCCGCGTACCAGGATCCGTACGGCTACCAGCAGCAGCCCGATCCCTACGCCGGTTCCTACCAGCAGCAGCCGGACCCGTACGGGGCCTATCAGCAGCAGGTCCCGTCCTATCAGGACCAGCAGCACCAGGGCGGGCAACAGCACGAACAGCAGGTGCCCCGGCAGCCCGCGCTCGACGAGACCAGCTTCTTCGACACGAGCATGATCGACCTGAACCAGCTGCGACAGTACGAGCAGGGTCGCTAGAGGTGCTCGGGTCGCTCTCGGGGCCGGATTGGGCTCAGAGCGAGGCGGCGGGTATCCTGGCTCTTCGGTCGCGCGTATGCACCGCGATCCATGCTGCCCGTGAGCGGCAGAAACTTTGATCTTCAGCGATCTGTGAAAGCAGGAACGGCCCTGAATACCCGCCTCGACCACCACAACCCCCTCGTGTTCGACACGCACGAGCTGGGGCGGCGTCCTGGTGCCATGCAGCGGCTGTCCCGTGAGATCGCGGCACCGGCGGACCTCGGTCTCGCCGGCGTCATCGGGGTACCGGAAGGCGCCCCGCTGAAGCTCAGCCTCCGCCTGGAGTCGGTCATGGAAGGGGTGCTTGTCACAGGCACCGCCCGTGCATCGGCCGTGGGGGAGTGCGTAAGGTGTCTGGAGTCTGTCGGGCGCGAGCTCAAGGCGGACTTCCAGGAGATGTTCTCGTACCCTGACGCCGACGACCGGAGCCGCTCCAAGGCGGAACCGGCCGACGACGCCGAGGACGACGAGGACACGCTCTTCCTCGAGGACGGCTTGTTCGACCTCGAACCCCTGCTGCGCGACGTGGTGGTGCTCGCACTGCCGCTGCAGCCGGTGTGCCGAGAAGACTGTCTCGGACTGTGCCCCGATTGCGGGCTCAGCCTGAACGACGACCCGGACCACCACCATGAGGCCGTCGACATCCGTTGGGCGGCCTTGCAGGAACTCGTCGTGACCGATCAGGACGACGAGAAGGACAACATGAGCGGCACTGCATCTGACGGAGTTCAGAGCGCCGCCGAGAAGCAGGAGAAGTAGCCGTGGCTGTTCCGAAGCGGAAGATGTCGCGCAGCAACACGCGCCACCGCCGGTCGCAGTGGAAGGCTGCGGTCCCCAACCTGGTTTCGTGCGAGCGCTGCCAGGAGCCGAAGCTCCAGCACATTGCGTGCCCGAGCTGCGGCACCTACAACAAGCGCCAGGTTCTCGAGGTCTGAGCGGCTGGTGAGAGGCGCAATGTCTGAGCTGTCCAACGCTGAGAAGCAGGCAGACAGTAACAACGCGGCCTCGTCCCACGTGCTTCTGGAAGGGCGGCTCGGGTACCAACTCGAGACCGCCCTTCTGGTGCGTGCACTGACCCACCGCTCGTACGCGTACGAGAACGGCGGTCTGCCCACCAACGAGCGCCTGGAGTTCCTCGGGGACTCCGTGCTCGGCCTGGTGGTCACGGACACGCTGTACACGACCCACCCGGACCTGCCGGAAGGCCAACTGGCCAAACTGCGGGCCGCTGTGGTCAACTCGCGCGCACTTGCGGAGGTCGGGCGTGGCCTCGAACTCGGCTCCTTCATCCGGCTCGGCCGGGGCGAAGAGGGCACGGGTGGCCGGGACAAGGCCTCCATCCTCGCCGACACCCTTGAAGCGGTGATCGGCGCGGTCTACCTCGATCAGGGCCTCGACGCGGCCTCGGAGCTGGTCCACCGGCTCTTCGACCCGCTCATCGAGAAGTCCTCCAACCTCGGGGCCGGCCTGGACTGGAAGACCAGTCTCCAGGAGCTCACGGCGGCCGAAGGCCTTGGTGTACCGGAATACCTGGTCACCGAGACCGGTCCGGACCACGAGAAGACCTTCACAGCTGCCGCTCGCGTCGGTGGTGTCTCGTACGGCACCGGCACCGGCCGCAGCAAGAAGGAAGCGGAACAGCAGGCGGCCGAGTCCGCGTGGCGCGGGATCCGCGCCGCGGCGGACGAGCGGATCGCGGCGGCAGCCGCTGCCGCAGCCGCTCCGGCAGAGGTCGTGGCTCCGGCCGCGGCCGAGGACGGCGGGGCGCCGACGCCCGTCGAACCGTCGCCGGGCGCCTGACCCTTCCTTCGGGATGTTCCCCGCCCCCGCCCCTCTCCGGAGGGGCGGGGGCGGTCCCGTTCCCGGGCACCCCGAGGGCGGCCGGTAGGCTCGGCGGAGCGTCCAGCCCCGTCGCCTCCCGGAGGAACACCGTGCCCGAGCTGCCCGAAGTCGAAGTGGTGCGGCGCGGTTTGGAGCGTTGGGTGGCCGGGCGGACCATCGGGTCCGTCGAGGTACTGCACCCCCGAGCCGTACGGCGGCACCCGGGCGGCGGCGCCGACTTCGCCGCCCGCCTCACCGGGGAGACCGTCGGGGTGCCGCAGCGGCGCGGGAAGTACCTGTGGCTGCCGCTCGTGGAACGGGACCTGTCGGTGCTGGGCCACCTCGGCATGAGCGGCCAACTACTGGTGCAGCCGGTCGGCTCCCCCGACGAGAAGCACCTGCGGATCCGCGTGCGCTTCGACGACGCGACCGGCACCGAGCTGCGCTTCGTGGACCAGCGGACCTTCGGCGGGCTGTCCCTGCACGAGAACACCCCCGACGGGCTCCCCGACGTCATCGCGCACATCGCGCGTGACCCACTGGACCCGCTCTTCCCCGAAGCCGCCTACCATCTCGCGCTGCGCGCCAAGCGGACCACGGTCAAGCGGGCCCTGCTGGACCAGTCGCTCATCAGCGGGGTCGGCAACATCTACGCCGACGAGGCCCTGTGGCGCGCCCGGCTGCACTACGAGCGCCCGACCGCCACGCTCACGCGCCCCCGGAGCGCGGAACTCCTCTCCCACGTCCGTGACGTCATGAACGCCGCGCTCGCCGTCGGCGGGACCAGCTTCGACAGCCTGTACGTCAACGTGAACGGGGAGTCCGGTTACTTCGACCGCTCGCTCGACGCCTACGGCCGGGAGGACGAGCCCTGCAGGCGCTGCGGGACTCCGATGCGCCGCCGGCCGTGGATGAACCGGTCGAGCTACTTCTGCCCGCGCTGTCAGCGGCCGCCGCGCTCCGCGTCGTAGGACGCCCGGGCGGTCAGCACCTGCTGCATGCTGCCCTCCAGGAAGTGGATCAGGGCGAGCAGCCGGGCGGCGACCTCGTGCCCCAGGGGTGTGAGTTCGTAGTCGACGCGGGGCGGGTTCGTGGGCTGCGCCTCGCGGTGGACTATGCCGTCGCGTTCCAGCGCGTGCAGGGTCTGGGAGAGCATCTTCTCGCTGACGCCGTCCACACGGCGACGCAACTCGTTGAAGCGACAGGCGCCGTCGCGCAGGGCGCCCACGGTCAGACTGCCCCAGCGTCCGGTGACGTGCTCCAGGGTTTCCCGAGAGGGGCAGGTGCGGGCGAAGACATCGAAAGGCAGTTCCGATGAGGGCGCGTCCGTACGAACAGGGGTCTCCATAGCGCAAGCGTACCTTCGGGTAGCGCTAACTGTCTGCTTGCGCTTTCGAAAAGTTAGTGGTTCTCTTTCCCTCGTCGTCGTGCCGCGACGCGACGCATCGAGCACATCCTTGAGGGAGAACCACCATGTCCGACATCACGCCCACGCCCGTCGTCTCGGTCGCCTACCACTCGGGATACGGCCACACCGCGGTCGTCGCCGAGGCCGTCCGGGCGGGAGCCGCCGACGCCGGCGCGACCGTCCACCTCGTCAAGGTCGACGAGATCGACGACGCGCGGTGGGCGCTGCTGGACGCGTCGGACGCGATCATCTTCGGCTCCCCGACGTACATGGGCACCGCCTCGGGTGCCTTCCACGTCTTCGCCGAGGCCACCTCGAAGCGCTGGTTCGGGGACGTGTGGCAGGACAAGATCGCCGCGGGCTTCACCAACTCCGGCTCCAAGAGCGGCGACAAGATGCACACCCTGCAGTTCTTCCAGACGCTGGCCGCGCAGCACGCGATGAGCTGGGTCAACCTGGGCCTCAAGCCGGGCTGGAACTCCACCACCGGCTCCGAGTACGACCTGAACCGCCTCGGCTTCTTCTCGGGCGCGGCCGCCCAGACCAACTCCGACCAGGGCCCCGAGGCGGTCCACAAGGCGGACATCGCCACCGCCGAGCACCTCGGCCGGCGCGTCGCCGAGCACACCCGCGTGGTCCTGGCGGGCCGCGCCGCCCTCGCCGCGCGGTAGTCGGCGGGGCGAAGGTCGTCCGGGAGCAGGGCTACTAGAAGCCGAAGTCCTGGGTCCACCACGGGCCGCCGTCGGCGAAGTAGGTGCCGACGCCCAGGGTGCGGAACTCGCAGTTCAGGATGTTCGCCTTGTGGCCCGGGCTGTTCATCCAGGCCTTCATCACCGCGTCGGCGTCACCCTGGCCGCGGGCTATGTTCTCGCCGCCGAGGCCGGATATGCCCGCGTTGTCGGCCCGCTTCCACGGGGTGTTCCCGTCCGGGTCGGTGTGGTCGAAGAAGCCCCGTACGGCCATGTCCTTGCTGAACGCGCCCGCCAGCGTCGCGAGCGGCGGGTTCGCCCGGACCGGGCCACAGCCCGCCTGGGCACGCTCCTGGTTCACCAGGGTCAGGACGGCCGCCTCCTCGGCGGAGTGCCCGCCGGAGGGCGCGGGCGCCGTGGGCTTCGGCGCGGGGGCCGAAGGCTCACCGGTCGGCGCCGGCTCGGGGTCCGGCTTGGGCTCGGGCTTCGGGGCAGGGGCGGCGGGCTTCTCCGGCTCCGGCTCCGGCTTGGGCTTCACGGGCTGGGGCTTGACCGGTTCCGGCTTCACGGGCCGGGGCTTCACGGGCTGGGGCTTCACGGGCTGGGGTTTCACCGGTTCCGGCGCCTTCGTCGAGGCGGAGGGCTTCGGCGACGGGGGCTTCGGCGTGGGCTTCGGCGTGGGCGAGGCCGAGGTCGAGGGGGACGGCGGCGACGGCCGGGTCGGCGTGGCGCTGTCCGGGGCGGCGGGCGCGGAGGCGCGGCCCTGCAGACCGGCGAGGCCACCCTGCCCCTGTACCGCGTTCTCGTCACGGGCGGACGGCGAGGCCTTGGCCTCCGTCTTCGAGCCGGCGTCCGTTCCGACATAGGGGAAGGAGTCGCCGACCGGGACGATGCCGGTCGTGACGACCGCCGTCGTGCCGAGGAGCAGGGCCACCGGGACACCCACGATGCCGATGCGGACGGCGGTGCCGCGCTTGCCGCCGCCGCGGCGCGGCGAAGCGGGGAGTTTGTGGCGTCCCATCGGCGTCGTGCCTTCCTTCAGCGATCCTTCAACGATCAATCTTTGCTCGCCCAAACGGATGAGCTCATTGGAGCGGGACTGTACGCCATGGGACCCGGGGGGCGATGTGCCGCGAATCGGACGCCCCGGTTAGCGTTCACGCATGAATGAAGAAGTCCGGCTGACCGCATGGGTGCGCGGCCGTGTACAGGGAGTGGGCTTCCGCTGGTTCACCAGGGCCAATGCTCTGGAGATCGGCGAGGTGGTCGGCTTCGCGCTCAACCTGGACGACGGTCGAGTACAGGTGGTGGCCGAAGGTCAACGTGAGAATTGCCACCGGCTGCTGGACTGGCTGCGTTCCGCCGACACGCCCGGCCGGGTGGACGGGGTGACAGAGATCTGGGGCACACCGCGCGGTGGCTACGACGGATTCGCGATCCGATGACGGATCGACTGATCATGCACTGATCAGATCTCTGGATGGTCGACACCCGGTCGGAACTGCGCATTCGTCGCGGAGCCGTTGCCGTCGGTCGCGATCCGTGGAAGGCTCGGAGATGAGGATGATCTCCGCGCCGTAGTCGAGCGCCGGGCCGCCCGCCGATACGGGGCGTGATCGTGTTGACCGTCAAACTTTTTGGTGAGACGCTGGAAGCCCCGCGCACCTGAGCTGTTTGGCAGTGTTGGCAGTAGTAAGCGCAGTGACTGTCAGTTGCTGCCGGACATCCGCGGGTGCGATTCCCTCACGACCCACACCGCTCTCGGTCGGTCACTCAGTGTGGAGGACCATCCATCATGGCAAAGGCGCTTCTCGGTTACGTCGGCGGTTCCGACCCGCGACTCCTCGCCGAGATGCGACGGCTTCAGCAGCGCGTCCAGGACCTCGAGTCCGAGCTCGGACGAATCCAGTCCGAGAACGACGCACTGAACGCGGCCGCCGCTCAGCACGGAGACTCGCTGCTCGACAGCATCGACCTCGACGTACCCCAGGCGGAGCCTGCGCTCACCTGATCCGCGCTTCACTCGTCGCTCGATTCCAGCCCCGTTTGATCTGCAAGGGACGCTCCGGCGTCCCTTCTTTCTTTCACGGCCGGCTCCTCCTCGCACCGCCGGCCCCTCACCGGCCGTCCCGCCCGGCCGCATCATTGGGCCAGGTGGGGGGGTTGATTCCTTTGACGTCTGATCTCCCCTGCACCTTCATGGGTGAAACCGAACGTGAAAGGTAGAGTCCGGCGGCGTGCACCTCAAGTCCCTGACCCTGCGTGGCTTCAAATCATTTGCTTCCGCGACCACCCTGCGCTTCGAGCCGGGGATCACCTGTGTCGTCGGCCCGAACGGATCGGGCAAGTCCAATGTGGTGGACGCGCTGTCCTGGGTCATGGGCGAACAAGGGGCGAAGTCCCTGCGCGGCGGGAAGATGGAAGACGTCATCTTCGCCGGCACGACGGGCCGGCCGCCCCTGGGGCGCGCCGAGGTCTCGCTGACCATCGACAACTCCGACGGCGCGCTGCCGATCGAGTACGCCGAGGTCACCATCACGCGGATCATGTTCCGCGGCGGCAGCAGCGAGTACCAGATCAACGGCGACACCTGCCGGTTGCTCGACATTCAGGAGCTGCTCTCCGACTCCGGCATCGGCCGGGAGATGCACGTCATCGTCGGACAGGGCCAACTGGACTCCGTACTGCACGCCGATCCGATGGGCCGCCGCGCCTTCATCGAGGAGGCGGCCGGCGTACTGAAGCACCGCAAGCGGAAAGAGAAGGCGCTGCGGAAGCTTGACGCGATGCGGGCCAACCTCGCGCGCGTGCAGGACCTCAACGACGAACTGCGGCGACAGCTCAAGCCGCTCGGGCGCCAGGCGGCGG
This region of Streptomyces sp. NBC_00513 genomic DNA includes:
- a CDS encoding DAK2 domain-containing protein; protein product: MPYEPQPHTLDAEAVRTWSSLALAALGRAREDIDAINVYPVADADTGTNLYLTAESAARELAAAFASASADVTDTTPPEPARLSLPEAVRAYAHGALTGARGNSGTILAQLLRGVADVLGAEPEGRDPGPLLAQALTRAAEEAYQAVAHPVEGTMLTVAAAAAKAGHAAEAAAGTAADVARAAYDGARAALAETPGQLAALGRAGVVDAGGCGLVAVLGALWQALSGREPAAEPIRGRAVPVPRSPEPCAEEHGGPAYEVIYLLEAGEPAVGELRARLDGLGDSLVVVGGDGLWNVHVHVDDPGAAVEAGVVAGRPYRIRITHFGDERRRAVAPRAQRAAVAVVPGEGLAGLCGEAGATTVLARPDAPPAPADLVDAIRRAHAREVVLLPNDSEWRAAASAAAEQARADGVRVAVIPTRSAVQGLAALAVHDPDASFDEDVVAMTAAAGATRYGELAVAERQSFTSAGICQAGDVLGLIDGDVAVIGPGLPETAEAVLDRMLGSGGELVTLVLGEDVPDALAARLEAYVQHGHLAVDTVTYRGGRYSAPLLIGVE
- the recG gene encoding ATP-dependent DNA helicase RecG gives rise to the protein MEHVPALDEDLKKTLGPATAKVLAEHLGLHTALDLLHHYPRRYAERGELTSLADLGDQLDEHVTVVAQVADARLLTYQGGRGGGKRLEVTITDGSGRLQLVFFGSGVHKPHKDLLPGSRAMFAGKVSRFNHKLQLAHPAYEPLGKDTDDTGGADAAAAFAGRLIPIYPACKQMESWKIAKCVDAVLPGVREAVDPLPAALREGRGLVPLTEALLKVHRPTTKADVEDARQRLKWDEAFVLQVALARRRHADSQLPAVPRRPRPGGLLDAFDAKLPFTLTEGQRTVSKEIFDDLATDHPMHRLLQGEVGSGKTMVALRAMLAVVDAGGQAAMLAPTEVLAQQHHRSITEMMGELAEGGLLGGSDEGTKVTLLTGSMGVPARRRALLDLVTGEAGIVIGTHALIEDKVQFHDLGLVVVDEQHRFGVEQRDALRSKGKQPPHLLVMTATPIPRTVAMTVFGDLETSVLDQLPAGRSPIATHVVPAKDKPHFLARAWERVREEVENGHQAYVVCPRIGDGEDEPKKKKAAEEDGDKRPPLAVMEIADQLSRGPLAGLSVEVLHGRMDPADKDAVMRRFAAGEVKVLVATTVIEVGVNVPNSTVMVIMDADRFGVSQLHQLRGRVGRGSAPGLCLLVSEMHEASPARARLAAVAATLDGFELSRIDLEQRREGDVLGQAQSGVRSSLRMLAVIEDEEVIAQAREEATRVVAEDPELAHLPGLRTALDALLDTEREQYLEKG
- the rsmD gene encoding 16S rRNA (guanine(966)-N(2))-methyltransferase RsmD; this encodes MTRVIAGSAGGRRLTVPPGTGTRPTSDRMREGLFSTWESLHGVEGARVLDLYAGSGAVGLEALSRGAERALLVEPDAKAAKAIKDNITSVGLPGAEFRSGRAEQVVAVPLHEDPYDIVFLDPPYVVDHEELREILLTLRSNGWLTEDALVTVERSTRSGAFPWPDGFEPLRSRKYGEGTLWYGRAAFTSENS
- the coaD gene encoding pantetheine-phosphate adenylyltransferase is translated as MRRAVCPGSFDPITNGHLDIIGRASRLYDVVHVAVMINQSKQGLFTVEERIELIREATADYGNVEVESFHGLLVDFCKQRDIPAIVKGLRAVSDFDYELQMAQMNMGLSGVETLFVPTNPTYSFLSSSLVKEVATWGGDVAHLLPAHVHAALLERLRDR
- a CDS encoding DivIVA domain-containing protein, whose product is MDVQKKLDEIVAAVGGARSMPMSSSCVINRAELLAQLEEVREALPGSLEQARELIGGREQMVEEARREADRIIESAHAQRGSLISDTEVARRSQAEADRILADARREAEEIRAEADDYVDSKLANFEVVLSKTIGSVDRGREKLLGRGPGPADGYEDPADHDAPEPSPDPQVRREQADAYVDTKLATFEAVLSKTLEAVGRGRQKLLGRAPADDLGAHMAAQDAAGLQQGRSSSDADFLAGLAEPAAPVIPAQVQAPAPQEPVYDGYSYQQPAAHQQDAYAAYQDPYGYQQQPDPYAGSYQQQPDPYGAYQQQVPSYQDQQHQGGQQHEQQVPRQPALDETSFFDTSMIDLNQLRQYEQGR
- a CDS encoding DUF177 domain-containing protein, which encodes MSGRNFDLQRSVKAGTALNTRLDHHNPLVFDTHELGRRPGAMQRLSREIAAPADLGLAGVIGVPEGAPLKLSLRLESVMEGVLVTGTARASAVGECVRCLESVGRELKADFQEMFSYPDADDRSRSKAEPADDAEDDEDTLFLEDGLFDLEPLLRDVVVLALPLQPVCREDCLGLCPDCGLSLNDDPDHHHEAVDIRWAALQELVVTDQDDEKDNMSGTASDGVQSAAEKQEK
- the rpmF gene encoding 50S ribosomal protein L32 codes for the protein MAVPKRKMSRSNTRHRRSQWKAAVPNLVSCERCQEPKLQHIACPSCGTYNKRQVLEV
- the rnc gene encoding ribonuclease III, with product MSELSNAEKQADSNNAASSHVLLEGRLGYQLETALLVRALTHRSYAYENGGLPTNERLEFLGDSVLGLVVTDTLYTTHPDLPEGQLAKLRAAVVNSRALAEVGRGLELGSFIRLGRGEEGTGGRDKASILADTLEAVIGAVYLDQGLDAASELVHRLFDPLIEKSSNLGAGLDWKTSLQELTAAEGLGVPEYLVTETGPDHEKTFTAAARVGGVSYGTGTGRSKKEAEQQAAESAWRGIRAAADERIAAAAAAAAAPAEVVAPAAAEDGGAPTPVEPSPGA